In a genomic window of Stakelama saccharophila:
- a CDS encoding thioredoxin domain-containing protein, which yields MIRFLFLLLPALALAACSGGDAAGSNSANAAPVAGAKPPAGKQWHEVVEQVSGGGFRMGNPNAPIKLVEYGSRGCPVCGAFAREAFDPLVKDYVDSGKVSFEFNEFMVHGASDLAASLLGQCVATSAYFPVLEQMYADQEELNGRLMAMDDATAQSLQGMTPTQQVTKLAEVAGYIDFMKQRGLPEAKARACLNDQQKIETLSDRMQTASQDKNVTGTPTFFVNGDRIDGTTWKVVKQALENHGA from the coding sequence GTGATCCGTTTTCTTTTCCTCCTTCTTCCCGCCCTTGCGCTCGCCGCCTGTTCGGGCGGTGACGCGGCCGGCAGCAACAGCGCGAATGCCGCACCCGTGGCCGGCGCCAAGCCGCCCGCCGGCAAGCAGTGGCACGAGGTGGTGGAGCAGGTGTCCGGCGGCGGTTTCCGCATGGGCAACCCGAACGCGCCGATCAAGCTGGTCGAATACGGCTCGCGCGGGTGCCCGGTCTGCGGCGCGTTCGCGCGCGAGGCGTTCGATCCGCTGGTGAAGGACTATGTCGACAGCGGCAAGGTGAGCTTCGAGTTCAACGAGTTCATGGTGCACGGCGCGTCCGACCTCGCCGCTTCGCTGCTGGGCCAGTGCGTCGCCACCAGCGCCTATTTCCCGGTGCTGGAACAGATGTATGCCGACCAGGAGGAACTGAACGGCAGGCTGATGGCGATGGACGATGCGACGGCGCAATCGCTCCAGGGCATGACGCCGACGCAGCAGGTGACGAAGCTGGCCGAGGTCGCGGGCTATATCGACTTCATGAAGCAGCGCGGCCTGCCCGAGGCCAAGGCGCGCGCCTGCCTGAACGACCAGCAGAAGATCGAGACGCTGAGCGACCGGATGCAGACCGCTTCGCAGGACAAGAACGTCACCGGCACGCCCACCTTTTTCGTCAATGGCGACCGGATCGACGGGACGACCTGGAAGGTGGTGAAGCAGGCGCTCGAAAACCACGGCGCCTGA
- a CDS encoding chromosome segregation SMC family protein, whose protein sequence is MQITRLRLSGFKSFVDPADLAIEPGLTGIVGPNGCGKSNLLEAMRWAMGENSPKSMRGAGMEDVIFAGTGTRPQRDFAEVSLHAEQVAGPDAEVEVVRRIERGAGSAYRINGADVRAKDVALLFADAATGAHSPALVSQGRIGAVIAAKPGERRQMLEEAAGIAGLHVRRKDAEQRLRATETNLARLDEIIADQDARAAALKRQARQAEKYRRLSDEIRTAEGRMIYARWRDAAAAAELAKKEAKAAEALVAERAEAQRAAAAHQGAAADALAEARKAALAARDAANEAGHRLEALRTERDSVGRRIGELVASKARLAEDRAREGELANDASAAMKRLAEEEAALDKRIAAAEARVPELDKVLAEAERGTRDAEVALAKAVGQQASESADARVAAAALKAAEERRDRSARDLARVMAEIESLPDAGPLKAERDAATKARDQALARIEAARTQATRADADERSAIQSRERAQSARATAHAELAALDSEAAALSKALQGDGRDRLLDRLQPEPGYERALAAALGDDLEAGLDPQATRYWAGAEAAPGDPPPPAGTTPLAEHVEAPPALSRRLAQILVADADGGQALAVGQRLVTMDGRLRRWDGYVAKAGGAAAAERLERRNRLRAIETARPAAVRALEAADAERDRIEQAIAAARESAADARRVLQACEATAREAGRTEDRIAGQIERMAAQRADLDERRKRIAGEQEEAQAELARAEAAVAALPDSSATEARVARLTAEAETRRGAVASARTDRATLDREIAQDRQRAGAAEADRRSWKARAGEATKRMAEMDKREEKLAEESAILNAKPAGLDKAIAETEAGLATTRERAETASAAEREAETTLREVEATARAASEALAEAREGRAGAAARAENQEARRIEMGRVAGERFECPPPLLPQKAGFDADGVGTPEAESHAHEKLMMDRERIGPVNLVAESELKELEEKAATNLAEREELGQAVNRLRGSIGTLNREGRQRLLAAFEAVNGHFQRLFTTLFNGGQAHLELVDSDDPLEAGLEIMAQPPGKKLQSLTLLSGGEQALTAVALIFGLFLTNPAPICVLDEVDAPLDDANIDRFCDLLDRMTRETQTRYLIVTHNAATMSRMHRLFGVTMVEQGVSRLVSVDLGGAETLLAAE, encoded by the coding sequence ATGCAGATCACGCGGCTTCGGCTGTCGGGCTTCAAGAGCTTCGTCGATCCCGCCGACTTGGCGATAGAACCGGGCCTGACGGGCATCGTCGGCCCCAATGGCTGCGGCAAGTCCAACCTGCTGGAGGCCATGCGCTGGGCGATGGGCGAGAACAGCCCCAAGTCCATGCGCGGCGCCGGCATGGAGGACGTGATCTTCGCCGGCACCGGCACCCGGCCGCAGCGCGATTTCGCCGAAGTGTCGCTCCATGCCGAACAGGTCGCCGGTCCCGACGCGGAGGTGGAGGTCGTCCGCCGGATCGAGCGCGGGGCGGGATCGGCCTATCGCATCAACGGCGCGGACGTGCGCGCCAAGGACGTGGCGCTGCTGTTCGCCGATGCCGCGACCGGCGCGCATTCGCCCGCCCTTGTCAGCCAGGGCCGGATCGGCGCCGTCATCGCCGCCAAGCCGGGCGAGCGGCGCCAGATGCTGGAAGAGGCGGCGGGAATCGCCGGGCTGCACGTCCGCCGCAAGGATGCCGAGCAGCGGCTGCGCGCGACCGAGACCAACCTCGCGCGGCTGGACGAGATCATCGCCGACCAGGATGCCCGCGCCGCCGCGCTGAAGCGGCAGGCGCGGCAGGCGGAGAAATATCGCCGCCTCTCCGACGAGATCCGTACCGCCGAAGGGCGGATGATCTATGCCCGCTGGCGCGACGCGGCGGCGGCGGCCGAACTGGCGAAGAAAGAGGCGAAGGCCGCCGAGGCGCTGGTCGCCGAGCGGGCCGAGGCGCAGCGGGCGGCGGCGGCGCATCAAGGTGCTGCGGCCGATGCGCTGGCGGAGGCGCGCAAGGCCGCGCTCGCCGCGCGCGACGCGGCGAACGAGGCCGGGCACCGGCTGGAGGCGCTCCGCACCGAGCGCGACAGCGTCGGCCGGCGCATCGGGGAGCTGGTGGCGAGCAAGGCACGGCTGGCCGAGGACCGCGCGCGCGAGGGCGAACTGGCCAACGATGCCTCCGCCGCGATGAAGCGGCTGGCGGAGGAAGAGGCGGCGCTCGACAAGCGGATCGCCGCGGCCGAGGCGCGGGTGCCGGAACTCGACAAGGTCCTGGCCGAGGCCGAGCGCGGCACGCGCGACGCCGAAGTGGCGCTGGCCAAAGCGGTCGGTCAACAGGCGAGCGAATCGGCCGATGCCCGTGTGGCGGCGGCGGCGCTGAAAGCGGCGGAGGAACGCCGCGACCGATCGGCCCGCGACCTGGCGCGCGTCATGGCGGAGATCGAATCGCTGCCCGATGCCGGGCCGCTGAAGGCCGAGCGCGACGCGGCGACGAAGGCGCGCGATCAGGCGCTGGCGCGCATCGAGGCGGCGCGCACGCAGGCGACGCGCGCCGATGCCGACGAGCGCAGCGCGATTCAGTCCCGAGAGCGGGCGCAGTCGGCGCGCGCGACCGCCCATGCCGAACTCGCCGCGCTCGACAGCGAGGCGGCGGCGCTCAGCAAGGCATTGCAGGGCGACGGGCGCGACCGGCTGCTCGACCGGTTGCAGCCCGAACCGGGCTATGAGCGCGCGCTGGCCGCGGCGCTGGGCGACGATCTGGAGGCGGGGCTCGACCCGCAGGCGACGCGCTATTGGGCGGGAGCGGAAGCCGCGCCGGGGGACCCGCCGCCGCCGGCCGGCACGACCCCGCTTGCCGAGCATGTCGAAGCGCCGCCCGCCCTGTCGCGGCGGCTGGCGCAGATCCTGGTCGCCGACGCGGATGGCGGGCAGGCGCTGGCGGTCGGGCAGCGGCTGGTGACGATGGACGGCCGGCTGCGGCGCTGGGACGGCTATGTCGCGAAAGCGGGCGGTGCGGCGGCGGCGGAGCGGCTGGAGCGCAGGAACCGCCTGCGCGCGATCGAGACGGCGCGGCCGGCGGCGGTGCGCGCGCTGGAAGCGGCCGATGCGGAGCGCGACCGCATCGAACAGGCGATCGCGGCGGCGCGGGAATCGGCGGCGGACGCGCGCCGGGTGCTGCAGGCCTGCGAAGCGACCGCGCGCGAGGCGGGGCGGACCGAGGACCGGATCGCCGGCCAGATCGAACGCATGGCGGCGCAGCGCGCCGACCTCGACGAACGGCGCAAGCGCATCGCCGGCGAGCAGGAGGAGGCGCAGGCCGAGCTGGCGCGGGCCGAGGCGGCGGTCGCGGCGCTTCCCGACAGCAGCGCCACCGAAGCGCGCGTGGCGCGCCTGACCGCCGAGGCCGAGACGCGGCGCGGCGCGGTGGCGAGCGCGCGCACGGACCGCGCGACGCTCGACCGCGAAATCGCGCAGGACCGCCAGCGTGCGGGCGCCGCCGAGGCGGACCGCCGTTCCTGGAAGGCGCGCGCGGGCGAGGCGACCAAGCGCATGGCGGAGATGGACAAGCGCGAGGAAAAGCTGGCCGAGGAAAGCGCCATCCTGAACGCCAAGCCGGCCGGGCTCGACAAGGCGATCGCCGAGACCGAGGCCGGGCTGGCGACGACGCGGGAACGGGCTGAGACGGCGTCGGCCGCCGAGCGCGAGGCCGAGACGACACTGCGCGAGGTGGAGGCGACCGCGCGCGCGGCGTCGGAGGCGCTTGCCGAGGCGCGCGAGGGGCGGGCGGGCGCCGCCGCGCGCGCCGAGAACCAGGAGGCGCGGCGGATCGAGATGGGCCGCGTCGCCGGCGAACGATTCGAATGCCCGCCGCCTCTGTTGCCGCAAAAGGCCGGGTTCGATGCCGACGGCGTCGGCACGCCCGAGGCCGAATCGCACGCCCATGAAAAGCTGATGATGGACCGCGAGCGGATCGGCCCGGTCAACCTCGTCGCCGAAAGCGAATTGAAGGAACTGGAGGAAAAGGCGGCGACCAACCTGGCCGAGCGCGAGGAACTGGGCCAGGCGGTCAACCGCCTGCGCGGCTCGATCGGGACGCTCAACCGCGAGGGGCGGCAGCGCCTGCTGGCGGCGTTCGAGGCGGTGAACGGCCATTTCCAGCGGCTGTTCACGACGCTCTTCAACGGCGGGCAGGCGCATCTGGAACTGGTCGATTCGGACGATCCGCTGGAGGCCGGGCTGGAGATCATGGCCCAGCCGCCGGGCAAGAAGCTGCAATCGCTGACGCTTCTTTCGGGCGGAGAGCAGGCGCTGACGGCGGTGGCGCTGATCTTTGGCCTGTTCCTGACCAATCCCGCGCCGATCTGCGTCCTGGACGAGGTGGACGCGCCGCTGGACGACGCCAATATCGACCGCTTCTGCGACCTGCTGGACCGTATGACGCGGGAGACGCAGACCCGCTATCTGATCGTCACCCACAATGCCGCGACCATGAGCCGCATGCACCGCCTGTTCGGCGTCACCATGGTGGAACAGGGCGTCAGCCGGCTGGTGTCGGTCGATCTGGGCGGCGCGGAGACATTGCTCGCGGCGGAATGA